In Granulicatella elegans, one genomic interval encodes:
- a CDS encoding PTS sugar transporter subunit IIC, which produces MFASLEKIMGSSAEKLGNNKVLIAIRDGFLVSTPLIIVASIFLVIANFPIPGYVDFLAQFFGQGWPSKMDAVIDSTFSVLGLLGAVGIGYAYARQLESDPIAGGAVALVCFLIITPKVHSDFVNAANGKVFNGFALGHLGSAGMFLAMLTAIISVKIFVTVKNKGWVIKMPDGVPPAVTQSFAALIPSAFAMFFFFVVYLVFSVTDYQYAHNFIYKILQAPLMGFGQSLIFEPIYQFLSTLFWFFGINGPAVTNTVFNPIHLALTAENLEAFKQGVTLPNIFTSPFGDFFGNFGGGGSTLSLVFLMVFFGKSERMKKLGRLAIVPGIFGINEMIIFGLPVVLNPLIVIPFILTPLVNTVLATVATLVGLIPYTTGAALPWTTPFFFSGWLATGSIVAGLFQIVLIIIGMCIYYPFFRVIDKQYLHEEHQASNSLSDELDELSLDDLSFDDL; this is translated from the coding sequence ATGTTTGCTTCGTTAGAAAAAATAATGGGAAGTTCCGCGGAAAAATTAGGCAATAATAAAGTCTTAATTGCGATTCGTGATGGTTTCTTAGTATCCACACCATTAATTATTGTGGCTTCTATTTTCCTTGTCATTGCGAACTTTCCAATACCAGGTTATGTTGATTTCTTAGCTCAATTTTTTGGTCAAGGTTGGCCAAGTAAAATGGATGCTGTCATTGATTCAACATTTAGTGTTTTAGGTTTATTAGGAGCTGTAGGGATTGGTTACGCTTATGCCCGTCAATTAGAAAGCGATCCAATTGCGGGTGGAGCCGTTGCTCTTGTATGTTTCCTTATTATTACACCAAAAGTTCATTCTGATTTCGTAAATGCAGCGAATGGTAAAGTGTTTAATGGATTTGCGTTAGGTCATTTAGGTTCTGCAGGAATGTTTTTAGCCATGTTAACAGCTATTATTTCTGTAAAAATTTTTGTAACGGTTAAAAACAAAGGTTGGGTTATTAAAATGCCTGACGGTGTTCCGCCAGCTGTAACACAATCATTTGCAGCATTAATTCCAAGTGCGTTTGCAATGTTCTTCTTCTTTGTAGTGTATTTAGTGTTCTCAGTAACAGATTATCAATATGCTCATAACTTTATTTATAAAATTTTACAAGCACCATTAATGGGATTCGGACAAAGTTTAATTTTTGAACCAATTTATCAGTTCTTATCTACTTTATTCTGGTTCTTTGGTATTAATGGTCCTGCTGTAACGAATACAGTATTTAATCCAATTCATTTAGCTTTAACAGCAGAAAACTTAGAAGCCTTTAAACAAGGAGTAACACTTCCTAATATCTTTACAAGTCCATTCGGCGATTTCTTTGGAAACTTTGGTGGTGGCGGTAGTACATTGTCACTTGTTTTCTTAATGGTATTCTTTGGAAAATCAGAACGTATGAAAAAATTAGGACGTTTAGCCATTGTACCTGGTATTTTTGGGATTAACGAAATGATTATTTTTGGATTACCAGTTGTATTAAATCCATTAATCGTTATTCCATTTATTTTAACACCATTAGTGAATACTGTTTTAGCGACTGTTGCAACTCTTGTAGGATTAATTCCATATACTACAGGAGCAGCACTTCCTTGGACAACTCCATTCTTCTTCTCTGGTTGGTTAGCCACAGGAAGTATCGTAGCAGGTTTATTCCAAATTGTATTAATTATTATCGGAATGTGTATTTACTATCCATTCTTTAGAGTGATTGATAAACAATATCTTCATGAAGAACATCAAGCTTCTAATTCATTAAGCGATGAATTAGATGAATTGTCATTGGATGATTTAAGTTTTGATGATTTATAA
- a CDS encoding M42 family metallopeptidase, translating to MLENHQIELLKTLSNLVGVSGHEEQMLQFVSEQLPFCTKEQDKLGSGLFSLGEGDFSIMFATHMDEVGFVVSSIHDRGYISIQPVGNMWAHTLLQQLVTITTSDGRKWTGIIGGPQTHAISLEARKKVVAMEELFVDLGVENRESIQEMGIEVGDVVSLVSTCQTIGLNQEYMIGKALDNRVSVSLGIWLMQALEHQHVSKRVTLATTIQEEVGLRGARTTAFKEKPLVAFAVDTTLAGDTPANQNHTKLGKGVSLTAIDNMTVTNRGLLIYLENLCKKHQIPYQIGCFTKGGTDAGNIYKSETGILATTLSIPIRYMHTHQSIVHLGDIEATLRLMCAICEDLTMEKYHQILEHNYQYGMEE from the coding sequence ATGTTAGAAAATCATCAAATAGAATTATTAAAAACATTGAGTAATCTTGTAGGTGTCTCAGGACATGAAGAGCAAATGTTACAATTTGTGTCAGAACAACTTCCTTTTTGTACGAAAGAACAAGATAAATTAGGCTCAGGATTATTTTCGTTAGGAGAGGGAGACTTTTCTATCATGTTTGCCACTCATATGGATGAAGTTGGATTTGTTGTTTCTTCGATTCATGATAGAGGATATATATCGATTCAACCTGTAGGGAATATGTGGGCGCATACGTTGTTACAACAATTAGTGACCATTACAACGAGTGATGGTCGAAAATGGACGGGAATTATTGGTGGACCTCAAACGCATGCGATTTCTCTAGAAGCTCGTAAAAAAGTTGTTGCAATGGAAGAGTTATTTGTCGATTTGGGTGTTGAGAATCGTGAGTCTATTCAAGAAATGGGCATTGAAGTAGGGGATGTTGTGAGTTTAGTGAGTACTTGCCAAACGATTGGTTTGAATCAGGAATATATGATTGGGAAAGCTCTCGATAATCGAGTGAGTGTTTCGTTAGGAATTTGGCTGATGCAAGCTTTAGAACATCAACATGTATCTAAAAGGGTGACATTAGCAACAACGATTCAAGAAGAAGTTGGGTTAAGAGGTGCACGTACGACAGCTTTCAAAGAAAAGCCTTTAGTTGCTTTTGCAGTTGATACAACATTAGCAGGCGATACTCCAGCCAATCAAAATCATACGAAATTAGGAAAAGGCGTCTCGCTTACTGCCATTGATAATATGACGGTGACGAATCGGGGATTGCTGATTTATTTGGAAAATCTTTGTAAGAAACATCAAATTCCTTATCAAATTGGTTGTTTTACAAAGGGTGGAACAGATGCGGGAAATATTTACAAATCTGAAACGGGAATTTTAGCGACAACTTTATCAATTCCAATTCGTTATATGCATACGCATCAAAGTATTGTGCATTTAGGAGATATTGAAGCAACTCTTCGACTAATGTGTGCGATTTGTGAAGATTTAACGATGGAAAAATACCATCAAATACTAGAACACAATTATCAATATGGAATGGAGGAGTGA
- a CDS encoding GrdB-related putative oxidoreductase: MRVILFLNQIQAGYGGKERADTPLGLEKGGIGSYLMYKDYFLKENLQVLATVYCGPDYFANHKEEVLHKIHNLILKTKAEVLFAGPCFNDETFTEMAANVASFIEHQTDCKTYVACSKENEEIIQQFKEHTTMIEMPKKGAVGLNEALKDIALIIAHDQQDSNRIYR, from the coding sequence ATGCGAGTGATATTATTTTTAAATCAAATACAGGCAGGTTATGGTGGAAAGGAAAGAGCAGATACTCCTCTTGGGCTAGAAAAAGGAGGAATTGGCTCCTACTTAATGTATAAAGATTACTTTTTAAAAGAAAATTTACAAGTATTAGCGACTGTCTATTGTGGTCCAGATTATTTTGCGAATCATAAGGAAGAAGTGCTTCATAAAATTCATAATTTGATTTTGAAAACAAAAGCAGAAGTGTTATTTGCTGGTCCGTGCTTTAATGATGAAACTTTTACAGAAATGGCAGCGAATGTAGCTTCTTTTATTGAACATCAAACAGATTGTAAAACGTATGTAGCTTGTTCAAAAGAAAATGAAGAGATCATTCAACAATTCAAGGAACATACGACAATGATTGAAATGCCTAAAAAAGGTGCAGTTGGTCTGAATGAAGCATTGAAAGACATTGCATTGATTATTGCGCATGATCAACAAGATTCGAATCGGATTTATCGTTAG
- a CDS encoding Sapep family Mn(2+)-dependent dipeptidase has product MGIREDLVKALEGVQPELHKAIERLVAIESVRGETLPEAPYGQGPKQALLEVLAIAEELGFETKNLDHHIGYAQYGDPREDGEYYGIFGHVDVMPLGTGWESPALKATMRDGKLFGRGVLDNKGPILSNLFALYVLKEKGVQFDRPIRIVFGTNEETGFGCVKYYLTKEQPPTFGWTPDCKWPVVYGERGRLKVRLSTSLEQISALYDFINQYLLHTTHQGVELGINYSDEDFGMMQLRGYTVGIEEERHFIEWTMCYPASVTKEQLLSDIQKYIPEGSHLEEISSWKPVLYDKDSIYVQTLQKVYQEVVDGNATPVTTTGGTYAKIIPNIIAYGPSFPGQRDIAHLPNEWIGIEDLKVNTIIYGLALYKLSFITK; this is encoded by the coding sequence ATGGGAATAAGAGAGGATTTAGTCAAAGCGTTGGAAGGCGTTCAACCTGAATTGCACAAAGCAATCGAGCGATTAGTCGCCATTGAAAGTGTTCGGGGAGAAACTTTGCCAGAAGCTCCTTATGGACAAGGTCCAAAACAAGCTTTATTGGAAGTATTAGCAATCGCTGAAGAATTAGGGTTTGAAACGAAAAACTTGGATCATCACATTGGCTATGCACAATATGGAGACCCTCGAGAAGATGGAGAGTATTATGGTATTTTTGGACATGTAGATGTCATGCCATTAGGAACAGGATGGGAAAGTCCTGCGTTAAAAGCAACGATGCGAGATGGGAAACTATTTGGACGTGGCGTATTGGATAATAAAGGACCGATTTTGTCGAATTTATTTGCCTTATATGTATTAAAGGAAAAGGGAGTTCAATTTGACCGTCCAATTCGAATTGTATTTGGAACAAATGAGGAAACGGGATTTGGTTGTGTGAAGTATTATTTGACAAAAGAACAGCCACCTACTTTTGGATGGACTCCAGACTGTAAATGGCCAGTTGTTTATGGAGAAAGAGGCCGATTGAAAGTTAGATTGAGCACTTCTTTAGAACAGATTTCAGCATTATATGATTTTATCAATCAGTACTTACTTCATACGACTCATCAAGGAGTAGAATTAGGAATCAACTATTCCGATGAAGATTTTGGAATGATGCAATTAAGAGGATATACAGTCGGAATAGAGGAAGAAAGACACTTTATTGAGTGGACGATGTGTTATCCAGCCTCTGTGACAAAAGAACAATTATTATCGGATATTCAAAAATATATTCCAGAAGGAAGCCATTTAGAAGAAATCAGTTCATGGAAGCCAGTGTTGTATGATAAAGATTCGATTTATGTGCAAACTTTACAAAAAGTGTATCAAGAAGTCGTTGATGGCAATGCAACACCTGTCACGACAACGGGTGGAACTTATGCGAAAATTATTCCAAATATTATTGCTTATGGACCAAGTTTTCCAGGGCAAAGAGATATTGCACATCTTCCAAATGAGTGGATAGGAATCGAAGATTTAAAAGTGAATACTATTATTTATGGATTAGCATTGTATAAATTAAGTTTCATAACAAAATAA
- a CDS encoding ECF transporter S component — MSTNAKTVSRYATKQIILVGLFGALSAILMLLEFSLPFIPPFVKMDFSELPVILGGYLLGPLYGAYIAIVKVALNFVLNGTTTFGIGETVNLIGSLSFMLPAVFYYKYNRTFKGAITSLVIGTTVATVVLLTANYFVMFPLYATAMHFPIDKIVALAATTNPFVTNLWSLMLFALLPFNVLKFGLSSVLSLMLYKKVEKVLKLEKQ; from the coding sequence GTGAGTACAAATGCAAAAACAGTGTCACGTTATGCGACAAAACAAATCATTTTAGTAGGACTGTTCGGTGCGTTAAGTGCGATTTTAATGTTATTAGAATTTAGTCTGCCATTTATTCCACCATTTGTTAAAATGGATTTTTCTGAATTGCCTGTTATTTTAGGAGGTTATTTATTAGGACCATTATATGGTGCGTATATTGCGATTGTAAAAGTTGCATTGAACTTTGTTTTAAATGGAACAACAACATTTGGGATTGGCGAAACAGTTAACTTAATTGGAAGTTTAAGTTTCATGTTACCAGCGGTATTTTATTATAAATACAACCGTACATTCAAAGGGGCGATTACAAGTTTAGTGATTGGTACAACTGTTGCAACAGTAGTCTTATTAACAGCGAATTATTTTGTAATGTTCCCATTATATGCAACAGCGATGCATTTCCCAATTGATAAAATTGTTGCCCTTGCAGCTACTACAAATCCATTTGTGACAAATCTATGGTCATTAATGCTATTTGCTTTATTACCATTTAATGTATTAAAATTCGGTTTAAGCAGTGTACTATCGTTAATGCTTTATAAAAAAGTTGAAAAAGTATTAAAACTAGAAAAACAATAA
- a CDS encoding SLC13 family permease, with the protein MKKDTRSLFQTGAIVLSILFIVLAMMNSHFDWQLLAIPGSAFALLSIFMSCLLLWLFVGIDWPSILCLVLLGLGWLPKVTYSQVFSLSFGNSTFVFLLFTFIVTYALEQTPALKRLVGWFLKTNFAKKSPSHFLGAFLGAVLVISCFISPTILFMIVFPIYEEMMEVFGLEKGSRQASFILMTLFSTIAIGTAMTPINHVFAITAMGLYHTATGVSISNVQYMGIAMPAGLCIFVGMLASLHRLWKLDLSEVTFQSLESLENLPAVTKKEKWIVSIFSIVIALWIIPEWLGLVSPSVAAFLKSAGMAFPPMIGAVLLACVRDGEKPLLSIQEALTRGVYWPSLLLVGATLSLGTLLTKPELGVLPLIESGLTPLFHQWSAMMIVIVFVIWAGIQTNFSSNLVTVSVVTTVLTTIAASTDLGIHTAVVACLIGFMASLAYMTPPAMPYVAISVGSGWTSSKDAFLYGGWLLVLSIASAVAIGYPLGTLWM; encoded by the coding sequence ATGAAAAAAGACACGCGAAGTTTGTTTCAAACGGGCGCAATAGTGTTAAGTATCCTTTTTATCGTTCTTGCGATGATGAATTCACATTTTGATTGGCAATTATTAGCGATACCGGGAAGTGCATTTGCCTTATTATCAATTTTTATGAGTTGCTTATTATTATGGTTATTTGTAGGAATAGACTGGCCTAGTATTTTATGTTTAGTCTTATTAGGACTCGGGTGGCTGCCCAAAGTAACCTATAGTCAAGTGTTTTCTCTTTCTTTTGGGAACAGCACATTTGTTTTCTTATTATTTACCTTTATAGTAACGTATGCTTTAGAACAGACTCCTGCTCTGAAACGGTTAGTCGGTTGGTTTTTAAAAACGAATTTTGCTAAGAAAAGTCCGAGTCATTTTTTAGGAGCCTTTCTAGGAGCGGTATTAGTTATTAGTTGTTTTATTTCACCGACGATTTTATTTATGATTGTTTTTCCAATTTATGAAGAAATGATGGAAGTATTTGGTTTAGAAAAAGGCAGTCGACAAGCGTCCTTTATTTTAATGACATTATTTTCAACTATTGCAATTGGGACTGCGATGACGCCGATTAATCATGTATTTGCCATTACGGCAATGGGCTTGTATCATACTGCAACTGGTGTAAGTATTTCGAATGTCCAATATATGGGAATTGCGATGCCTGCCGGGCTTTGTATTTTTGTTGGAATGTTGGCGAGTTTACACCGCTTATGGAAATTAGATTTATCAGAAGTAACTTTTCAAAGTTTAGAATCATTGGAAAATTTACCAGCAGTAACGAAAAAAGAAAAATGGATTGTTTCTATTTTTTCAATTGTAATTGCTTTATGGATTATTCCAGAGTGGTTAGGGCTTGTTTCACCTAGTGTGGCAGCTTTCTTAAAATCTGCAGGGATGGCATTTCCTCCAATGATTGGGGCTGTATTATTAGCTTGTGTCCGTGATGGTGAAAAACCGCTACTGTCGATTCAAGAGGCGTTAACACGTGGCGTTTACTGGCCAAGCTTATTATTAGTGGGTGCAACTTTAAGTTTAGGAACTTTATTAACAAAACCAGAATTAGGAGTATTACCTTTAATTGAAAGTGGGTTAACTCCATTATTCCATCAATGGAGTGCGATGATGATTGTCATTGTCTTTGTCATTTGGGCTGGCATTCAAACGAATTTTTCATCGAACTTAGTTACCGTTTCTGTTGTGACGACAGTATTAACAACGATTGCTGCTAGTACAGACTTAGGAATTCATACAGCAGTTGTCGCTTGCTTAATTGGTTTTATGGCAAGTTTAGCCTATATGACTCCACCAGCAATGCCTTATGTAGCTATTTCTGTAGGTAGTGGATGGACGAGTTCAAAAGATGCCTTTTTATATGGTGGATGGTTATTGGTGTTAAGTATTGCAAGTGCCGTCGCAATCGGGTATCCATTAGGGACTCTATGGATGTAA
- a CDS encoding PTS sugar transporter subunit IIB: protein MKRVYLFCNAGMSTSLVASKMQEVANQHQLPIEVKAFSDVQLDSVVQEFHPDVILLGPQVKFKFNATREKYEPTGIPVEVINLEDYGNVNGERILKRAIQLIKNKK, encoded by the coding sequence ATGAAACGTGTGTATTTATTTTGTAATGCAGGAATGTCTACAAGTTTAGTGGCAAGTAAGATGCAAGAAGTTGCAAATCAACATCAATTGCCAATAGAAGTTAAAGCATTTTCTGATGTTCAGCTAGATTCTGTAGTTCAAGAATTTCATCCGGATGTCATTTTGTTGGGGCCTCAAGTGAAATTCAAATTTAATGCTACTCGTGAAAAATACGAACCTACTGGTATTCCTGTAGAAGTCATTAATTTGGAAGATTATGGGAATGTCAATGGGGAACGTATATTAAAACGCGCGATTCAACTGATCAAAAATAAAAAATAG
- a CDS encoding chorismate mutase, translated as MLEEQRQKIDQIDRQIVALFEERTNVVEEVAKIKLENDIPILDSGREEQVILKVQSYLKDESLKEDLAELYTELMRISREHQKNWIEQQG; from the coding sequence ATGTTAGAAGAACAACGTCAAAAAATTGATCAAATTGATCGACAAATTGTTGCGTTATTTGAAGAACGTACGAATGTAGTCGAAGAAGTTGCAAAAATTAAGTTAGAGAACGATATTCCAATTTTAGATAGTGGACGTGAGGAACAAGTGATTTTGAAAGTTCAATCGTATTTAAAAGATGAGTCTTTAAAAGAGGACTTGGCTGAACTTTATACTGAATTAATGCGTATTTCTCGTGAACACCAAAAAAATTGGATTGAACAACAAGGATAA
- a CDS encoding DUF2087 domain-containing protein encodes MKEENISRFMKDGKIIVLPKKQKNKIEIFEFIYAHLKSHSETYTEKELNEKIKELYDDFATMRRYLVDYKFIIRDNYGQHYQLNPEVVLDN; translated from the coding sequence ATGAAAGAAGAAAATATTTCAAGATTTATGAAGGATGGAAAGATTATTGTTCTTCCTAAAAAACAGAAAAATAAAATAGAGATTTTTGAATTTATTTATGCGCATTTAAAGAGTCATTCAGAGACTTATACTGAAAAAGAATTGAATGAAAAAATTAAGGAACTATATGATGATTTTGCTACAATGCGCCGTTATCTAGTGGATTATAAATTTATCATTAGAGATAATTATGGTCAACATTATCAACTAAATCCAGAGGTTGTATTAGATAATTAA
- a CDS encoding PTS lactose/cellobiose transporter subunit IIA, with protein sequence MNEIELVCFKMISALGAARSAFMEAMAAAKKGNFEEAQSLIEEGQQQRLKGHEIHFELLQKDSSGNKVPFSLLLLHSEDQLMSAEILQVTSEEVLALYQRLDKIEKS encoded by the coding sequence ATGAATGAAATAGAATTAGTTTGTTTTAAAATGATTAGTGCATTAGGGGCGGCTCGTTCTGCTTTTATGGAGGCAATGGCAGCCGCAAAAAAAGGAAATTTTGAAGAAGCTCAATCTCTGATTGAGGAAGGTCAACAGCAACGATTAAAAGGACATGAAATACATTTTGAATTATTACAAAAAGATAGTTCAGGAAATAAAGTACCTTTTTCGTTGCTTTTATTACATTCAGAAGATCAATTGATGAGTGCAGAAATTTTACAAGTAACAAGTGAAGAAGTGCTCGCATTATATCAACGATTGGATAAAATTGAAAAATCATAA
- a CDS encoding N(4)-(beta-N-acetylglucosaminyl)-L-asparaginase, with protein sequence MWGMIATWRMALEGVQEAVLTLEQQSSSGDAIELAIKAVEDFPYYKSVGYGGLPNEVMEVELDAAYMDGTTLDFGAVCAIQDVANPISVARQLSLQSVNNVLVGIGAQAYAQKQGFKRKNMLTNRAKIHYHNRVKDLQTESLAPYAGHDTVGMVSLDTTGKMVAGTSTSGLFMKKRGRVGDSPFIGSGLYVDSMIGGATATGLGEDLMKGIISYEIVRFMEQGMHPQQACETAVKNLSKKLIQRRGSAGDLSVVAMNHKGEWGAATNIANFSFVVATEKEPLTVYRVYPQEDGTMLHEKATQEWLDDYLRERMKPLEVK encoded by the coding sequence ATGTGGGGAATGATTGCCACTTGGAGAATGGCACTAGAAGGAGTGCAAGAGGCTGTTTTAACATTAGAACAACAATCATCTTCGGGAGATGCGATTGAATTAGCGATTAAAGCAGTCGAAGATTTTCCCTATTATAAATCAGTCGGTTATGGAGGACTTCCTAATGAAGTGATGGAAGTGGAATTAGATGCAGCCTATATGGATGGAACTACTCTTGATTTTGGAGCGGTATGTGCTATTCAAGATGTGGCGAATCCCATTTCAGTGGCTCGTCAATTAAGTTTACAATCGGTGAATAATGTATTAGTTGGGATTGGAGCTCAAGCTTATGCACAAAAGCAGGGCTTTAAACGGAAAAATATGTTAACCAATCGCGCGAAAATTCATTATCATAATCGTGTCAAAGATTTACAAACAGAATCTTTAGCACCATATGCAGGTCATGATACCGTTGGAATGGTTAGCTTAGATACAACCGGGAAAATGGTTGCAGGAACTTCTACAAGCGGACTATTTATGAAAAAAAGAGGACGTGTAGGAGATTCTCCATTTATTGGTTCTGGTTTATATGTGGATAGCATGATTGGTGGAGCAACTGCCACAGGTTTAGGGGAAGATTTAATGAAGGGAATTATTTCCTATGAAATTGTTCGGTTCATGGAACAAGGAATGCATCCTCAACAAGCGTGTGAAACAGCAGTGAAGAATTTATCTAAAAAATTAATCCAACGAAGAGGAAGTGCTGGGGATTTATCCGTTGTAGCGATGAATCACAAAGGAGAATGGGGAGCTGCAACGAATATTGCTAATTTTTCTTTTGTAGTAGCAACTGAAAAAGAGCCCTTAACGGTTTACAGAGTATATCCACAAGAAGATGGCACAATGCTTCATGAAAAAGCCACTCAAGAATGGTTGGATGACTATTTAAGAGAACGAATGAAACCACTTGAGGTGAAATAA